A single Anopheles maculipalpis chromosome 3RL, idAnoMacuDA_375_x, whole genome shotgun sequence DNA region contains:
- the LOC126560910 gene encoding protein spaetzle 5 produces the protein MRSCVTRYYTNFGLVLFCVNHTSRAMALKKGMQNTLLLMVIFLNHLSSILGSPSPYPHPTLAPQKPGCGSYGQSPCTFVPAPPGVTPKCASPGATFCESNPDYPSYLIKHLVESLGYQRIIANEEMVDFGANKPMEEEEHHHHHYHHFYGSFSPMEPSKSPSSKPPSPSGPAYNYITPVQQAHGTVNYEQKRPAPVPQPIYIPKPQHSYHYNSYVRAPMYNRPGGSAAGASSSGQGYFYPPPTGGSSHGSNSLSSVTQYSPADWLKRFARDLSDKHRREARLAALRRVDESIDPIETEPTPFRRPAVVNETVYERLLAKHNRPKRQSELGKETLCSVRERYITPQTALNTKGNWMFVVNQENSRQLVKTEVCASMECSNLCSFPVGYSSRCEQRYVQKRLVTLDPNGRNLYVDTYWFPSCCVCSLYSGNRV, from the exons ATGCGAAGCTGTGTTACTCGCT ACTACACTAACTTTGG GCTTGTCCTGTTTTGCGTTAACCATACAAGTCGAGCAATGGCCCTAAAAAAAGGGATGCAGAACACATTGCTGTTGATG gtaatatttttaaatcatctcTCATCTATACTTGGAAGCCCTTCGCCTTACCCACATCCAACACTTGCTCCTCAGAAGCCAGGCTGTGGGTCTTATGGGCAAAGCCCTTGTACGTTTGTTCCAGCCCCACCTGGGGTGACACCAAAGTGTGCCTCTCCAGGCGCAACGTTTTGTGAGTCTAATCCTGACTATCCTTC CTACCTCATTAAGCACCTAGTTGAATCGCTCGGCTACCAGCGCATTATTGCCAACGAGGAGATGGTTGACTTCGGTGCAAACAAACCGATGGAAGAGGAGgaacatcaccatcatcattatcatcacttTTATGGTTCGTTCAGCCCAATGGAACCATCCAAATCGCCATCCAGCAAGCCACCATCCCCATCAGGTCCTGCGTACAATTATATTACACCAGTACAGCAAGCCCACGGTACAGTAAACTACGAGCAAAAGCGCCCAGCACCGGTTCCACAACCGATCTACATTCCAAAGCCTCAACACTCGTACCACTACAACTCGTACGTGCGTGCTCCAATGTACAACCGacctggaggatctgccgccGGTGCTTCCAGTTCCGGTCAGGGATACTTTTATCCACCGCCCACCGGCGGATCTTCACACGGGTCCAATTCACTGTCCTCCGTTACCCAGTATAGTCCAGCCGATTGGTTAAAACGTTTCGCCCGGGATTTATCGGATAAGCATAGGCGTGAGGCACGGTTAGCTGCGTTGCGCCGTGTGGATGAATCGATCGATCCGATCGAAACGGAACCGACTCCATTCCGTCGTCCGGCAGTGGTGAATGAAACGGTCTATGAGCGTCTGCTGGCGAAACATAATCGTCCCAAGAGGCAGAGCGAACTGGGGAAAGAAACGCTGTGCAGTGTGAGGGAACGATACATCACACCGCAGACGGCACTCAACACAAAAG GAAATTGGATGTTTGTGGTAAATCAGGAAAACTCGCGACAGCTCGTCAAAACGGAAGTTTGTGC GTCAATGGAATGCTCCAACCTGTGCAGTTTTCCGGTAGGCTATAGTTCCCGGTGTGAGCAACGGTACGTCCAGAAGCGGCTGGTAACGCTGGATCCGAATGGAAGGAACCTTTACGTGGACACTTACTGGTTTCCAAGCTGCTGCGTGTGTTCCTTATATTCTGGAAACAGAGTTTAG
- the LOC126560911 gene encoding phosphatidate cytidylyltransferase, photoreceptor-specific produces MSATDGAELRRRLLAEGDSNQQQPQGSPKQQQQPAQQQQQPPECATTENSDHVDSETETEERLPEEKYVEEMAKNLPQGTNKMPELLGAVLSGLPERWKNWVIRGIFTMIMISGFCLIIYGGPLALMVTALAVQVKCFQEIISIGYSVYRIHGLPWFRSLSWYFLLTSNYFFYGENLVDYFGVAVSRVDSLRFLVKYHRFLSFCLYCIGFVWFVLSLVKKYYMKQFSLFAWTHVALLIVVTQSYLIIQNIFEGLIWFIVPVSMIVCNDVMAYMFGFFFGRTPLIQLSPKKTWEGFIGGGFATVIFGLVASYFLCQFQFFVCPIEYSEAEGRMIIECEPSYLFRPQEYSIALFGASKTITMYPFLLHSLSMSIFSSVIGPFGGFFASGFKRAFKIKDFGDMIPGHGGIMDRFDCQFLMATFVNVYISSFIRYASPQKLLNMVYNLKPEEQLQLFNQLKDSLEERNIINLT; encoded by the exons ATGAGTGCGACCGATGGTGCCGAGCTGAGGCGAAGGTTGCTAGCGGAAGGCGATAGCAACCAGCAGCAACCGCAGGGAAGCCctaaacagcaacagcagccagcacaacagcaacaacaaccgccGGAGTGTGCCACCACGGAAAACTCCGACCAT GTTGACTCGGAAACGGAAACAGAGGAACGGCTGCCAGAGGAAAAGTACGTGGAAGAGATGGCCAAAAACCTTCCCCAGGGAACGAACAAAATGCCCGAATTGCTGGGTGCAGTGTTAAGCGGTCTGCCGGAAAG ATGGAAGAACTGGGTGATACGAGGCATCTTCACCATGATTATGATCAGTGGATTCTGTTTGATCATCTACGGTGGACCTTTAGCTCTGATGGTTACG GCTCTCGCTGTACAAGTGAAATGTTTCCAGGAGATCATTTCGATTGGCTACTCGGTGTACCGCATCCACGGACTGCCATGGTTCCGCAGCCTGTCCTGGTACTTCCTGCTAACGTCCAACTACTTCTTCTACGGTGAAAATCTTGTCGATTACTTTGGTGTTGCGGTTAGCCGTGTG GACTCACTCCGTTTTCTAGTCAAATACCATCGTTTCCTGTCGTTCTGCCTGTACTGCATTGGATTCGTCTGGTTCGTGCTATCGCTCGTAAAGAAGTACTACATGAAACAGTTCAGCCTGTTCGCCTGGACACATGTCGCGTTGCTGATTGTCGTAACGCAGAGCTATCTGATCATACAGAACATTTTTGAAGGATTAATTTGGTTCATCGTACCGGTATCGATGATCGTTTGTAATGATGTGATGGCGTACATGTTTGGGTTCTTCTTTGGCCGTACGCCACTGATTCAGCTTAGTCCAAAGAAAACTTGGGAAGGTTTTATTGGCGGTGGATTTGCGACGGTTATCTTTGGTCTCGTTGCATCGTACTTCCTCTGTCAGTTCCAGTTCTTTGTCTGTCCGATTGAGTATTCGGAAGCGGAGGGACGTATGATAATAGAGTGTGAGCCGAGCTATCTGTTCCGGCCACAGGAGTACAGCATCGCATTG TTTGGCGCTAGCAAAACCATCACGATGTATCCTTTCCTGCTCCACTCGCTCTCGATGAGCATCTTTAGCTCGGTAATTGGACCGTTTGGCGGTTTCTTCGCCTCTGGATTCAAGCGTGCATTTAAGATTAAG GATTTCGGAGACATGATTCCCGGACACGGCGGTATTATGGATCGTTTTGACTGTCAATTTTTAATGGCCACATTTGTGAACGTTTACATCTCTAGCTTTATTCGCTACGCGTCACCACAGAAGCTGTTAAATATG GTATACAATCTAAAGCCGGAAGAGCAGCTACAACTTTTCAACCAGCTAAAGGACAGCCTGGAGGAGCGAAATATTATCAATTTAACTTAA
- the LOC126562276 gene encoding uncharacterized protein LOC126562276 — MSLRAIQKRDREKLSSSQRQQFISSNSSSHNQQWNNGPPGVGAIMLAPTANMTAAMKMTATGDVPSVQSILQHQQAKRKQTQAAYYGPVSTTNCTLASPSSVVLRRSSSYPTLPQTRKQSSKQQQLRPVRSESDLRAVRDSDSPRRGGVGGSVTANSFSTNNLYLGAKSEVCLKTLAVKNTVVPPGLTMQQSLPPGSGVSGSSIRSASSSVGSTTHPSSKRLYESRRTSELSSSDFGTSKSELHLKSNASAVRIPIVGYEVMEERARFTIFKLRIENSISHTCWLVLRRYTDFVRLNNKLKTIYPHCSLVLPRKKWFGDNFSSGFIDNRIQGLQTFINTILGDDAMRTCQAVRDFFCLDEPPSYSESMEESRVIFEAQEETIAQLKQQLQAKEDMVQVLQTKLATELNRNAILTNVIRNSVENCAKCSQSVDQVMKESVYK; from the exons ATGTCGCTACGCGCCATACAGAAGCGAGATAGGGAGAAATTATCGTCCTCCCAACGGCAACAGTTTATcagcagcaatagcagcagTCACAACCAGCAATGGAACAACGGGCCTCCTGGTGTTGGTGCAATAATGCTGGCACCGACGGCAAATATGACGGCGGCCATGAAGATGACAGCAACCGGCGATGTACCATCGGTTCAATCGATTCTACAGCACCAACAAGCAAAGCGCAAACAAACCCAAGCTGCTTACTACGGTCCCGTATCAACAACGAACTGCACCCTTGCATCGCCGTCATCAGTCGTGCTAAGACGGTCCAGCTCGTATCCAACGCTGCCACAAACCCGCAAACAGTCAagcaagcagcaacagctacGTCCGGTTCGGTCGGAAAGTGACTTGAGAGCGGTACGTGACAGTGATTCACCGAGAcgaggtggtgttggtggaagTGTTACGGCCAACAGCTTCAGTACCAACAATCTCTACCTCGGTGCCAAATCGGAGGTGTGCCTTAAAACGTTAGCCGTCAAGAATACGGTGGTGCCACCTGGCCTGACGATGCAGCAATCACTACCACCCGGTAGTGGAGTTAGTGGTAGCAGCATCCGGAGCGCATCCAGCAGTGTTGGTTCCACAACCCATCCATCCTCGAAACGGTTGTACGAAAGTCGCCGTACATCCGAACTAAGCAGTAGCGACTTCGGTACGAGTAAATCTGAGTTGCATCTTAAATCCAATGCCAGCGCCGTTCGCATTCCGATCGTCGGGTACGAGGTGATGGAGGAACGGGCACGGTTTACG ATATTCAAATTACGCATTGAAAATAGTATCTCTCACACCTGCTGGCTAGTGCTGCGACGGTACACGGATTTTGTGCGGTTAAACAACAAGCTCAAGACGATCTACCCTCACTGTAGTCTGGTGCTACCGCGTAAGAAATGGTTCGGTGACAACTTTAGCAGTGGCTTTATCGATAACCGAATACAGGGACTGCAAACGTTCATAAACACGATACTGGGGGACGATGCGATGCGGACGTGTCAGGCGGTGCGAGACTTTTTCTGTCTCGATGAACCACCATCGTACTCGGAAAGTATGGAAGAGTCCAGG GTGATCTTTGAAGCGCAGGAGGAAACAATAGCACAGCTAAAGCAACAACTCCAAGCCAAAGAGGATATGGTGCAGGTGCTGCAAACCAAGCTTGCCACCGAGCTAAATCGTAACGCGATCCTTACCAACGTTATACG GAACagtgtggaaaattgtgccAAATGTTCACAGTCTGTCGATCAGGTGATGAAGGAATCGGTCTACAAGTAG
- the LOC126561632 gene encoding uncharacterized protein LOC126561632 — MSISNGKTSSDIENVDWNSSGMLTHTRYGSTSSQVSQSSGDICRICHCESDTLNPLLTPCYCSGSLKFVHQTCLQQWLTASETNACELCKFPFIMHTKIKPFNEWRSLDMSGVERRRLCCAVLFHCAAGLCVIWSLCVLIERATEEVRRGQIGWPFWTKLIVVTVGLTGGVVFMYIQCKQYLNLCNRWRARNRILLIQNVPEKIHPPQSPQMPQFRRVRTAATSGQPLGGGGGTMGINAVNNAVTASVAAAAARQSSFDHPLGAATVNVSIGGPSTGATGGGGGNHCELQLNQQGQIIAANIESNSIGGYDRDWTLDDISQVSFKPCLQGSGSLTPMPFHDSVHNICETTTGSGSGIMVMSATSGTAGGTAAQNGSNNNGSSHRYSTVSTSSNQCGTEQMASNATGPELTLLSKLNNGVVERSRSNSPNVVPPVVTTSTTTTTLAAVPTPGAMGRYVNSAIFLENRDILNDPSMGPTGGQDDMSSKLYHRHSTTGPGASGFARDEYSQTAGTFGGPHAEQNKSFRRYSDTKLLQKQSLSFPQEPLALCEIGTHTKDQLLLNPKSIIYDMTSLLGPAVDLKEQATNGSDRSLLTGGGDGVVGNRHHHTHHHHHHHHHPHHHYRHHHGGGAYHHHPLASPDGRSGDDSIQQQQQQQNALQTTDIQFESGGPLDDDALEMNIQEILEYDQQQQHYPRGVVEQRLSLENILQSSYHDDPGTVPIRPYYDHHGHSMLSLSLASKTPPPHPPSALLTTGSSHVPALSTDYPYPRSTMAGTVVVADSPYPQQQQQQQVPTHPQLQQQRSHCCGETSDASRFANDSNKLKLFKSLPNLSASSENLLP, encoded by the exons GTACGGTTCCACCAGCAGTCAGGTGTCGCAGAGCAGTGGCGACATTTGCCGCATCTGTCACTGCGAGTCGGACACCCTGAACCCGTTGCTGACGCCCTGCTACTGCTCCGGAAGTCTAAAGTTCGTGCACCAGACCTGTCTGCAGCAATGGCTGACGGCGTCGGAAACGAATGCCTGCGAACTGTGCAAGTTCCCGTTTATCATGCACACGAAAATCAAACCGTTCAACGAG TGGCGCAGTTTGGATATGTCCGGTGTGGAGCGGCGTCGACTGTGCTGCGCGGTACTATTCCACTGTGCGGCCGGTTTGTGCGTCATTTGGTCGCTGTGCGTGCTGATCGAACGGGCTACCGAGGAGGTACGACGGGGACAGATCGGATGGCCGTTCTGGACGAAGCTAATCGTGGTGACGGTCGGGCTGACCGGTGGCGTCGTGTTTATGTACATCCAGTGCAAACAGTACTTGAACCTGTGCAACCGTTGGCGGGCTAGAAATCG CATACTGCTCATACAGAACGTGCCGGAAAAGATTCACCCACCGCAATCGCCCCAGATGCCACAGTTTCGTCGCGTCCGTACGGCAGCTACCTCGGGACAACCActcggcggcggcggcggtacGATGGGTATCAATGCGGTCAACAATGCTGTGACGGCATCGGTGGCGGCTGCCGCAGCACGTCAATCATCGTTCGATCATCCGCTCGGTGCGGCAACGGTAAATGTCAGTATTGGAGGGCCCTCTACCGGAGCAACgggcggcggcggtggtaaCCATTGCGAGCTGCAGCTCAATCAGCAGGGCCAAATCATAGCGGCCAACATCGAGAGTAATTCGATCGGCGGGTACGATCGTGACTGGACGCTGGACGACATTAGCCAGGTGTCGTTCAAACCGTGTCTGCAGGGTAGCGGAAGCTTAACGCCGATGCCGTTTCACGATTCGGTGCACAACATTTGCGAAACAACGACCGGGAGCGGTAGCGGTATTATGGTGATGAGTGCGACCTCAGGGACGGCCGGCGGGACTGCTGCGCAGAACGGTAGCAATAATAATGGGAGTAGCCATCGTTACTCAACCGTATCCACCTCATCGAATCAGTGTGGTACGGAGCAGATGGCCAGCAATGCAACCGGACCCGAGCTCACCTTGCTCAGCAAGCTCAACAATGGTGTGGTTGAGCGAAGTAGAAGTAACTCCCCGAATGTTGTACCACCCGTAGTGACAACGagcactaccaccaccacactgGCGGCTGTACCGACGCCCGGTGCAATGGGACGGTACGTGAATTCGGCCATATTCCTCGAAAATCGTGATATTTTAAATGATCCCTCCATGGGACCGACGGGTGGACAGGATGATATGTCCAGCAAACTGTACCACCGCCATTCTACTACCGGGCCTGGCGCGTCCGGGTTTGCTCGCGATGAATACTCCCAGACTGCCGGCACGTTTGGTGGTCCACACGCcgagcaaaacaaatcattccgTCGCTATTCTGACACGAAGCTGCTGCAGAAGCAATCGCTAAGCTTCCCGCAGGAACCGCTCGCCCTGTGCGAGATCGGTACGCACACCAAAGACCAGCTATTGCTCAATCCCAAAAGCATCATCTACGACATGACGAGTCTGCTTGGTCCGGCAGTTGATCTGAAGGAACAGGCGACGAACGGATCTGATCGATCCCTCCtcactggtggtggtgatggggtGGTGGGTAATCGCCATCATCAcactcaccatcatcaccatcatcatcatcatccgcatcATCATTATAGGCATCatcatggtggtggtgcatatcatcatcatccgcttGCATCGCCCGACGGACGATCGGGTGACGATtccatccagcagcagcagcagcagcagaacgcGCTCCAGACGACTGACATCCAGTTCGAAAGCGGTGGCCCACTGGATGATGATGCGCTCGAGATGAACATACAGGAGATACTGGAGTAcgatcagcaacagcagcattatCCTCGTGGCGTTGTTGAGCAACGGCTGTCGCTTGAGAACATCCTGCAGTCGTCGTATCACGATGATCCGGGTACGGTGCCGATTCGTCCGTACTACGACCACCATGGCCATTCGATGCTGTCGCTTAGTCTCGCCAGCAAAACACCTCCTCCTCATCCTCCTTCCGCTCTCCTCACCACGGGTAGTAGTCACGTACCGGCACTGTCCACCGACTATCCTTATCCGCGCTCAACGATGGCCGGTACCGTCGTCGTAGCGGATAGTCCCtatccgcagcagcagcagcagcaacaggtgcCGACACATCCgcaactgcagcagcaacgatcGCACTGCTGTGGCGAAACATCGGACGCGTCCCGTTTCGCCAACGACAGCAACAAGCTAAAGTTGTTCAAATCTTTGCCCAACCTGAGCGCGAGCAGTGAAAATCTGCTACCGTAG